Genomic DNA from Inediibacterium massiliense:
AAGAGCCATATATGCCATACCATACACCTGCTTTCATATAGAATATACCTGAATAAGAAAAATTCTTTCATTTCATTCAGAATTTCCCTTCCTTAAAATTTATAGAAACTTTAATCTTCTAAAATAGTTAACAATTTTAACTTTTCTATACCATTGTAATTAACATAAAAAAACATGTAGTTTTTTCTACATGTAAGTATTTTATGTAAGGCTGTGCACCTATCGTTGATAGGTTACTACAAACGTAACCTGTACAGTTAACTCGGTTTAGGCTCCCCTGCGGCACACTAGAGTGCCCACTTACCGTTGCTTCCTTCCGGATCTGGCGGGGTTCATGAGTTCTAGTTGCGCAGGACCCAATCTTCATCGCCACTTATACAGGGCAGACTTCACAGTAACAAACCGTCGATAGGCATTCAATCCTGCTACAGCGGATTGCAGGTTACAGGGCACCGCTACCTCCCCATCTAGCACAGCAAACTTTATAAACTTTTTAATTGGCGGAGAGAGCGGGACTCGAACCCGCGGGGCCTTGCGGCCTTACACGCTTTCCAGGCGTGCCCCTTAGCCAACTCGGACATCTCTCCATAGCGGGACATCTACTAATATATCATATTTAGACATAAATGACAAGTATCTAATTTTTTCATATAGTACCAAATTATAATCATTTTGCGTATTATTCATTCCAACTATTAACTTTAATAAAGTCATAAAATTCGCAAGCTCATGGCGCCAACGAAATCTCTTCATTGCATTCAAGATTTCCGTTGCTTAAAAATAAGAAACAATTATTGAGAATCACATCTTTTCATTTCTAAGAATCATGATCAAAAGATATATTCCCATAATGGCCGCACTTACATATCCGATCAGTCCAAAAAATGACATATCATATATTTTGGGTCCTACATTTGCAGTAATCACTAACGAAGAGCCTACTACAATAGAAGAAATAATAAGAGCAAACACAATTCTATTTGCCATCTTACTTAATTCTCTTATAGTCTCCTCCATATGAGCATGTTCTATCTTTACCTTTAACTTTCCTGCTAGTGCACTATTCATTAGTTCTAAGCTTTTGATGGGAATTTTTAATCCATATTTAGATAGTTGGTATATATTTTCTATTTGTTCTATTAGATCTTGTTTAAAATCTCTTTTAAAAAGAATATGTTCTTTTATATAAGGAAGTGCTGCATCCATCATATTCATCTTTGGATCAAGCTTTTGTACAACCCCTTGGATCGTCATCATTCCTTTTAAGAACATGGTAATATTTTTGGGCATAGAAAGATTGTTTCTCTTGCTTACTTGAAATATTTCATTCATAAACTGAGGAAAGTCAATATCTGATATGTTTTGTTGTACATATTTATTATAAATTTCTTCAATATCAGAATACAATCTATTCATTTGGACTTTTCCCTTTTTTATTCCTATTTTTACAACATTTTGAGTGATTTTTTCTATATCTTTTGTGGCAGATGCATATAATAACTCATTGAGTTTATATTTCATTCCCTCATCTAAACTTCCCATCATACCAAAATCTATATAAGCAATTTTTTTATGAGCAATCAACAAATTTCCTGGATGCGGGTCTGCATGAAAATATCCATCCTCAAATACTTGTTTCATATAATGATGCGTAAGCTTTTTTGCAATTTCTTTCAAATCATATCCACTTCTTTTTAAATCATCAATATTACTAATTTTAATTCCTTTTATGTATTCCATAACTAAAATATTAGAGGTAGTATATTCCTTGTAAACTTTAGGAGAAATCGCATATTGTATATTTTTATTTTTTTCATCAAATTTTTCTATATTATTTGCTTCATGGAAAAAATCTAATTCTTTTTTCATCATTTCTCCTATTTCATCTATCACCTCTTCAAAATCTATTACATTTTTCTGTGGAGCAAACTTTCCTATCTTTGTAAGCTTTTTTAAAAGAGCAATATCATTCATCATTACTTCTTTTACAAAGGGTCTTTGAATTTTTAAAACAACTTCTTCTCCTCTTTGTGTACATGCTAGATGTACTTGAGCCATAGAAGCTGATGCAATAGGCTCTTTTTCTAAATAGGAAAATACTTCTATTATTGGTCTTTTTAACTCCTTCTCAATAAGGTTTTGAATATCTTCAAATTTTTCAATTTTTACTTGATCTTGAAGCTTCTCAAATTCAAGGATATATTCTTCTGGTAATATATCTGGTCTTGTAGATAGAATTTGTCCTATTTTTATAAAAGTTGGTCCTAATTCCTCTAAAGCCTCTCTTGCATTTTCAGGAGTCATCCTTTCTTTTTTGATTCCATGTTTTATAAATACAGATATAATCTCTCTAATCCTCTTTCTTTCATTGATTGTATTCATTTCATATATTTGCCTCTCTTTTTTATCTTTATTTAATATTATAATCATTATTCCCTTCAATCAATCTATAAATTTTATATGATTTAACCCTTTCATGAATGAACGGTTATAAACTGGGGAAAATTATACAAAGAAAACGATTAGAAAGGATGACTGATTATGCCTAATGTTCAAATAGAACCTCCTCACTCAGACCTACCAAAAGAAAAGTTTGAACAACTAGCCGCTTATATAGATGGTCT
This window encodes:
- a CDS encoding ABC1 kinase family protein, with the protein product MIIILNKDKKERQIYEMNTINERKRIREIISVFIKHGIKKERMTPENAREALEELGPTFIKIGQILSTRPDILPEEYILEFEKLQDQVKIEKFEDIQNLIEKELKRPIIEVFSYLEKEPIASASMAQVHLACTQRGEEVVLKIQRPFVKEVMMNDIALLKKLTKIGKFAPQKNVIDFEEVIDEIGEMMKKELDFFHEANNIEKFDEKNKNIQYAISPKVYKEYTTSNILVMEYIKGIKISNIDDLKRSGYDLKEIAKKLTHHYMKQVFEDGYFHADPHPGNLLIAHKKIAYIDFGMMGSLDEGMKYKLNELLYASATKDIEKITQNVVKIGIKKGKVQMNRLYSDIEEIYNKYVQQNISDIDFPQFMNEIFQVSKRNNLSMPKNITMFLKGMMTIQGVVQKLDPKMNMMDAALPYIKEHILFKRDFKQDLIEQIENIYQLSKYGLKIPIKSLELMNSALAGKLKVKIEHAHMEETIRELSKMANRIVFALIISSIVVGSSLVITANVGPKIYDMSFFGLIGYVSAAIMGIYLLIMILRNEKM